A stretch of DNA from Triticum dicoccoides isolate Atlit2015 ecotype Zavitan chromosome 2A, WEW_v2.0, whole genome shotgun sequence:
AAGGTCAGCTTTGGCTGGGGCGCCGGCAGCCAACCCTGACCCCCGGCCCACACCACCACCTCCCCCTGGagcggaagaagaggagaggaaggccCAGGCCGCCGCTGCTGCGCCGCCACCTCCGCCAGCCGACTGCCACGGCGGAGGAAGCCGCCCGCAGCCCACACCGCCCGCAGCCCGCCCCTACCGGATCTGGATCGAGCCGCTGCCGTCACCGCACCAGCCGAGCACCACCGAGGTGCAGCCCATCACGCCACCCGCACACCCGCGCGCCATCACCTGCGCCGATGAGGGGCCGCGCCGTGGCGCCCCGCGAGAACGCCGCGACCAGATCCGGGTCGGCCGGCCCGCGCCAGCCCTCCCGCATGAGGCGATGAAGACgccccgccggcggcggcgggaggaggaggaggaggaggagaagagaggTGGTGGGGcggccggcggctagggttcctcccctgccgcccgcgggagcgccagaggaggaggagtcgGGGGGAAGCTGGGCTTCGTCTCGTGACTGATTTTGGGATGGATATGTGCATTTGTGCTTTGGTTGCCTACATTTACTACTTTTTGGATGGTTTAGGAGTTTGAGGAGAGTGGAGACCCGGAAGGGCATTTTCAGGCTCTCTTGGCTTTGGCAAAGGAGGGCATCGAGAAGGGCAAGGTGTGTATATGGATCATATGGTTGCTTGTTTGAGAATTTACACAGTGCTTGAACTGCACAACAAAAGGACAGGCATATGCTCTAGTGATGAACTTTCTCGTAATCTTTGCTTACAAACAATAGGACCCTGAGAATCTTGTCAATTAGGAAAGGAGCCCAACTCATTCATTGCTTACTGAAATATGGAGCATCATTAAGTATCCTTATGTGCTGATGTTCCTCTGTGGCAACCATTGTATGATGATATACCAATATGGTTAACAAGCTCACACAATCTGATAATCTTCCGTTGCAAAGGAAATCAATCTAATTCCATGAAGATATGATCTTTTGCGCAATAAGAATTCAGTAGTTATTCtttgcaaaagaaaaagaaattcagTAGTTACCATGCCCTTTTCTGCTCTTTGGACACTATACTTGCAAACTCTAAGTGGATTCAGTTTCTGCAGGTTGTGGCAGTTGGCGAGTGTGGTTTGGATTATGACAGACTTCAGTTCTGTCCTTCAGATATACAGAAGAAGTATGGTCCTGCACAATCGCAAAGACAACCTGACAATTACTCGGCATTTTCTGAATGATTTTAAATTTTAGGTACTTTGAGAAACAATTCGAATTGGCTAAAGCAGTAAAACTACCGATGTTTCTTCACATGCGTGCTGCTGGTGGAGATTTCTCTGAAATCGTATCAAAAAATCTGTACAGGTAATGTTTATTCTGTAGACCACAATGACAAAACACAAAGAAAACAGTCGATGGATTATTATGTTTTAGTTGTATCCCTTCGTGAATTAAATTATACATGGTTATTTCCTATATTTATTTCTGTGAACCACATTTCTGTTTGGTAGGTTTCCAGGTGGGGTTACACATTCCTTCACTGGTACTGCAGAAGAACGTGACAAGCTTCTTTCTATCGAGAATATGTTTATAGGTCATTTCCCTCCCTTGGTCTCACAAACCTGCATGTGAAGCAACATAATAACTGTAAAACTTCAGAACCACAAACATTCTTTCATTAGTGGCAAAAGCTATTTAGATTGGTTTAATGGCTTTTCTGATGGAAAGCCTCCATCTGGGCAATGTCACTTGAAGTTAAATTAGCATTTGATATTCTGTATTTTATTGTAATAACTCTATGATGCCTTGTAGTTTGtaaataataactcttcatgcaccACTGCAGGTATTAATGGCTGCTCTTTGAAGACTAAAGAAAATCTTGAGATTGTAGGAGGTATTCCTGCAGAGAGGATGATGATAGAGACAGATTCTCCTTATTGTGACATAAAAAATACTCATGCTGGAATCCAGTTTGTAAAATCGATCTGGCCATCCAAGAAAAAAGAGAAGTATGAACCTGGTTTAACAGTTAAGGGTCGCAATGAGCCTTGTTTAGTAAGGTATGTGGAAGCAGTTGGGCATAAAATTCTTGCTGAAGCAAATGTTTGGACTGATCTCCAAGTTTCAACTTTGCATGTCAAGTTTGCTTGCACCTGGAATGATTATTTTGCTTTTGCTTCACCAAATACTGCATTGGTTTTCTGAAGTAGATCAATCCTTATGCCATTTCTGTTCGAAACAATAAACCACTCCCTCTGTAACTTTTTATTAGACATTTTTAGAGTCCATgacagtgtcaaaaaatgtcttatattaagttacagagggagtagtaaattagATGTGTGCTTGAAATGTTGTCTTTATCAAATGAAGTTCTGACCACTTGCAATTAAAGTTTTCTGCCATGCAGCAAATTGTTTGTTTAGCCTTGCGCCTTGATGTAGAACCAAACTATTCTTTGTTGCTCTGCTCTTTTACTAGGATGTTTGAAGCATTTTATTACATCTCATTATCATGATCTGTAATCAACTGTTCGTGGACCGGAAATTGACTTCTCGTATTCTTTTGCTGTGCTAAATATTTGCACGTGACTCTTACCTCCAGATTTTTTTTGACAAAAATAGATATTTCTCCATTACAGGCAAGTCCTTGAGGTAGTGGCTGGATGCAAAGGTATTGCTGATATAGAAGGCTTAAGTAAAACTCTGTACCACAACACATGCAGGTGAGCCGTCACTAACTAGGAAACATCATACCTTCCCTCTAGACACTCTAATATGGCTAG
This window harbors:
- the LOC119354512 gene encoding putative deoxyribonuclease TATDN1 isoform X2; the protein is MASNTVKLIDIAVNFTDGMFKGIYHGKQCHSADLPSVLARAWAAGVDRIIVTGGSLKESREALEIAETDGRLFCTVGVHPTRCGVVAVGECGLDYDRLQFCPSDIQKKYFEKQFELAKAVKLPMFLHMRAAGGDFSEIVSKNLYRFPGGVTHSFTGTAEERDKLLSIENMFIGINGCSLKTKENLEIVGGIPAERMMIETDSPYCDIKNTHAGIQFVKSIWPSKKKEKYEPGLTVKGRNEPCLVRQVLEVVAGCKGIADIEGLSKTLYHNTCRLFFPHDMDASADAQLESGGVTAEQNS
- the LOC119354512 gene encoding putative deoxyribonuclease TATDN1 isoform X1, coding for MASNTVKLIDIAVNFTDGMFKGIYHGKQCHSADLPSVLARAWAAGVDRIIVTGGSLKESREALEIAETDGRLFCTVGVHPTRCGEFEESGDPEGHFQALLALAKEGIEKGKVVAVGECGLDYDRLQFCPSDIQKKYFEKQFELAKAVKLPMFLHMRAAGGDFSEIVSKNLYRFPGGVTHSFTGTAEERDKLLSIENMFIGINGCSLKTKENLEIVGGIPAERMMIETDSPYCDIKNTHAGIQFVKSIWPSKKKEKYEPGLTVKGRNEPCLVRQVLEVVAGCKGIADIEGLSKTLYHNTCRLFFPHDMDASADAQLESGGVTAEQNS